The sequence below is a genomic window from Flavobacterium sediminilitoris.
ATATGTTTTCTTATCAAATAGAACATATCCAGAAGCAACAACGAATGTATTGTCAAGGGAAAATATTAGAGAAAATATTCAGAAAGTAATTTACGAAGCAATAATGGACTAAGTTATGGTATCAACTGCAAAAACTCCTGAAGAATATATAAAAGAAGCACCTGAGGAAAGAAAAGGTACACTTTTAAAACTTCGAGAAGTAATTTTAAAAAATCTTCCAAAAGGATTTGAAGAAAGAATGAGTTATGGTATGATTGGATATATTGTCCCGCATGAAATTTATCCTTCTGGTTATCATTGCGATCCAAAATTACCTTTACCGTTTATGAGTTTTGCTTCTCAAAAAAATAGTATTAACTTTTATCATATGGGTATATATGCAAATAAAGAACTCTATAATTGGTTTGCTTCTGAATACCCAAAGTACTCTAAGAAAAAATTAGATATGGGAAAAAGTTGTATAAGATTTAAAAAAGCAGAAGATATTCCTTTTCAATTAATAGGCGAATTAATCTCAAAAATTACAGTTCAAAATTGGATTAATACTTATGAAATAACTATAAAGAAGTAAGTTTCTAATCTAGTTTTTAGTCACAATCTATATTTTTAATCTGTATTTTTATAGAATTAATGTAATAATTTAACGAATATTTAAAAATCAAGATAATAAAATTATGGTACTTTTAACGTTTAAAAAAAATCAATGAAAATAGCTATAGTTTGTTATCCTACTTTTGGCGGAAGTGGAGTAGTTGCAACAGAGTTAGGACTTGAGTTAGCAAGAAAAGGACACGAAATCCATTTTATTACATATAGTCAGCCTGTTCGATTAGCCTTATTAAGTCAAAATATTTATTATCACGAAGTACACGTTCCAGAATATCCTTTATTTCATTATCAGCCATACGAGTTAGCTTTATCAAGTAAGTTAGTTAATATGGTAAAATTGTATGGAATAGAAGTTTTACATGTGCATTATGCAATTCCACATGCGTATGCTGGTTACATGGCAAAACAAATGCTTGAGGAAGAAGGAATAAAAATCCCAATGGTAACAACATTACATGGAACAGATATTACTTTAGTAGGAAATCATCCATTTTATAAACCAGCAGTAAGTTTTAGTATTAATAAATCAGATATTGTTACAAGTGTTTCACAAAGTCTAAAAGATGATACTTACAGATTGTTTGATATTACAAATGACATCAAAGTAATTCCTAATTTTATTGAAATTAATAAAGAAAGAATGGATGAAAATACTCCATGTCATCGGTCTTTAATGGCAACCGAAGAAGAAAAAGTAGTTACTCATATCTCCAATTTTAGAAAAGTAAAAAGAATAGAAGATGTTGTTAGGATCTTTTATGAAATCCAAAAGAAGATACCTGCAAAATTGATGATGGTTGGAGATGGTCCAGAGAAAGAAGGAGCAGAAAATTTATGCGTTCAGTTAGGAATTCATAACAAAGTAATTTTCTTTGGAAATAGTAATGAAATAGATAAAATTTTATGTTATACCGATTTATTCTTATTGCCATCAGAAACAGAAAGTTTTGGGTTAGCAGCTTTGGAAGCAATGGCATGCGGAGTACCTGTAATTTCTAGTAACTCTGGAGGTTTGCCAGAAGTAAACATAAATGGAGTAACAGGATATTTAAGTGATGTAGGTGATATAGAAGATATGAGTAAAAACGCAATTACAATTCTTCAAGATGATCAAAAAATAAATACATTCAAGAAAAATGCTTTAAAAAGAGCAAGTGAGTTTGATATTAAAAAAATATTACCACTTTATGAAGAAGTATATCAAAGTGCAATTAATCTATATAAGTAAATGAAAACAATTTTATTCACAACACTATTACTACTTACAATGTCTTGTAGTTCAAGTAAAAAAGATATTACCATGGATTTTAATACAATTTACAGTGCTTCTTACGGTGGAAATGAAGAAAAAGGACATCTTATAATAGATAATAAAGATGATTTTATTAAAGAGTTAGAAAGACTTGAAATTACAGAATTTGTACCAAATATCTCAGAGATTAATTTTAATAAAAATAATATTATAATATTACATTTAGGACAAAAAAGTACAGGAGGATTTTCAATAGATATTGATAAGATAGAGTTACTTGAAAATGAGTTGGTTGTTTATTCAAAGATTATTACATCAAAAGAAAAATATGTAACAATGGCACTAACAAATCCATATTGTATATCAATCATTCCAAAAGTCGAAAAATACAATGTAAAATAAAAAATAAAAAAGAGGAACTATTAGTTCCTCTTTTTTTATTAAAATCTATATCTAATACCTAAAGCGATATCTGGACCGAAGTTATCTTCTCTAAAATCATCAGAATTAAAATAAATTTCTGGCCTAAAGTCTAATGATAATTGTAAAGGAAAATCAAATAAATATTCAATTCCTATATCTCCAGCAGCAAAAAAGTAAGCACCGTTATCTTTATATTTATAACCATTTTGGTTATAATTATAACTCCAGCTACCTAATCCACCACCAACTCCAGCATACCAATTAAATCCACCGTCAATATTCCAAACCCATTGGTATAAACCAGCCAATTTAATAGCATCAACATGATTACTATTTCTCCAGCCAAGATCTAATTCTAAACGATTGTTGTCAGATAAACCTCTTTGATAAGAAATTTCACCACCAAAACCATCATTGTCTCCTAATCTTAACCCTAATGCGTTTTTAGAAATTTCTTGAGCTTGTGTGCTTAGTGCTAATCCTATTAGCATAAAAACCGATAAAATTATTTTTCTCATTTTATTTATTTTAATTGTTTTAAGCAAAATTAAACCTTTTAACGATATTTTGATTACAATATTGCATAAAAAGGTGTAAAATACTCAAATTTTAAAACGTTATAAATATAATCAACTGATAATCAAGTAATTGTACTTTTTTGTAAATAACTATAAATGTTTAAGTGATAACTTATTAAAATAATAATTAAATTTGTTGTTTAAATTAAAGAAGCCAAGCTATTGGTATTTTTTAAATGTATGTCCCGCTGTACGCTTTTACAAGGTAATCACTTCCATCGGGGCTATTAATCAAACACTTGGAGTAAAATTATAATTATGGCAGGAAATTCATTTGGAACACTATTTAGACTTTCAACATTTGGAGAATCGCATGGAGAAGCATTAGGAGGAATTATTGACGGTTGTCCAGCTGGTATTGAATTAGATATTGAGGCTATAATAAAAGAAATGCAAAGAAGAAAGCCAGGTCAATCTAGTATAGTTACTCAAAGAAAAGAGGAAGATGAAGTTCAATTTTTATCAGGTATTTTTGAAGGAGTTACTACAGGTACACCAATAGGCTTTATAATTCCTAATACTAATCAAAAATCAAATGATTATTCACATATTAAAGATACATATAGACCAAGTCATGCAGACTATGTTTATGAAAAAAAATATGGAATTCGCGATTACAGAGGAGGAGGAAGAAGTTCAGCAAGAGAAACGGCAAGTAGGGTTGTAGCAGGAGCAGTTGCAAAACAAATCATTCCTCAAATAAAAATTAATGCATTTGTATCTGCTGTTGGAGAAATAACATTAGATAAACCATATCAAGAAATAGATTTTTCAAAAATAGAAAGCAATGCTGTTCGTTGTCCAGATTTGGAATTGGCTATAAAAATGGAAGAACACATTAAAGAAATAAAAAAACAAGGTGATACAGTTGGAGGAGTTGTAACATGTGTAATTCAAAATGTTCCTATCGGTTTAGGAGAACCTGTTTTTGATAAACTTCATGCGGAATTAGGTAAAGCAATGTTGTCTATAAATGCAGTAAAAGGATTTGAATTTGGAAGTGGATTTAATGGAGCAAAAATGAAAGGAAGTGAGCATAATGACTCCTTTAATGAAGATGGAACAACAAAAACAAATTTATCGGGAGGAATTCAAGGAGGAATAAGCAATGGAATGGATATTTATTTTAAAGTAGCATTTAAACCTGTTGCCACACTTTTACAGAAACAAGAAGTATTAGATAATAAAGGTAATTTGATAGAGCAACAAGGAAAAGGAAGGCATGATCCATGTGTAGTTCCTAGAGCAGTTCCTATTGTAGAAGCAATGGCAGCATTAGTTTTAGCTGACTTTTATTTATTATCTAAAACATATTTATAAAGTATTGGTTGAAAAACAAAAAAGGGAGTCTTATAATAAGACTCCCTTTTTTGTTTTTTCATAATTGTTTTTATATAATTTAATAGATTAAACATTGTAGTTTTTTATGACAATTAAGCTAAAAGTAAGTTCGTGTATTTCCGATTTAAATTCGGTAGTATTTGAATATTATAGATTTTTAATAAAATTAATACTTAAAAAGTTAAATATTTTTTTTTGTATTATTTTTATTATAGAATATTTATTTTTTAGTTATATTTACCAACTATTAATTAAAAAAAAATTAAATAAATTATGAAAAAAACATTACTATTATTGGTTTTTGGAACAATAAATTTTATTTCTGCTCAGGTTTTTACTGAAAATTTTGATGGAATAGGTTCAGGTATGTCATCTTGGACAATTTATAACCAAGATAACTTAGTGCCGAATTCTCAAGTAAGTTTTGTAGATAATGCTTGGATAGAGGCTGCAGAAGAGTTTGATAATAATATTGCAATGAGTACTTCTTATTATAGTCCTGCAGGAACCTCAAATGATTGGTTAGTATCTCCTCAAATTACTTTACCTGCTGGAACAAAGACATTATATTTTGACGCAAGATCTTATGATTCTGCATATAAAGATTCTTATAAAGTATATATATCTACTTCAGGTAACGCTGTGTCTAATTTTACTACTGAATTGTTTTCACAAGGTGATGGAGTGACAGGAACTACGGGTGAAAATGTTGCATGGACTAAAAGAAGTATTGATTTATCTTCTTATTCAGGACCAATTTATATCGCTTTTAGGAATTTTTCAACGGATATGTTTTTGCTTGGAATAGATAATGTTTCTATTGTTGCTAATACATGTACTCCACCAAATAGAGCATTTACAACATCTGCTATTACAAATAATAGTGTTACTTTGAATTGGAACGCAATAACGGGAGCTACTGGTTATGACGTAGCGTTAGTATTACCAGGAGAAGTCCCAACTGTTCAAGCTACGCCTACAACAAATTCATATACTTTTTCTGCTTTAACAGAAAGCACTCGTTATCAATTTTATATTCGAAATTCATGTGGAAGTTCATGGGTTGGACCTTATTCTGTTTTTACTTCTAATTCTTTACCATATAACTATGGTTTTGAAACTACTGCTGCTAATGAAGGCTATTTTGCAGATGGTTGGTCGGGCGCATTTAATTTAAATAACAATGCTGAAGCGGCTTATTATGCAGATGGAGTTCAAATGGTTTTTAGTAATTCATCTACAACAGCAGTAACAGATAGATGGCTGTTTTCAAGACCAATATATTTAACGGCAGGAGAGCAAGTAACTTTACAATTTTCAACAAGATCTACAAGTACTACAATCTCAAATACATTGTTAGCTAAAGTAGGAACAGCTCCTACAGTTGCAGACCAAACTACAACTTTGAGTACTGTTTCTGTAATAGGGACTAGCTTTGTTGTTAATACAGCATCTTATACAGCTCCAAGTGCAGGAATTTATTATTTTTCATTTAATCATAATAATCCTATTACAACTGCTTTAACTTCACTTGTTTTGGATAAAATTGAATTTTCATCTGTTCTTTCATCGAGTTCTTTTGAAAACACAAACATTTCAATCTATCCAAACCCTGTAAATGATGTGGTTAATATTTCATCTCCAGATTTTGAAATTCAAACTATCTCTATAACAGATATAAATGGTAGAGTTGTTAAAAATATTAAAGTAAATAATACAACAACAAATATTAATGTTTCTGATTTAAATTCAGGGGTATACTTTATGAGTGTTAATACTCTTGATGGAAACATCATTAAGAAGTTTGTTAAGAATTAATTTTTAGATATTAATCTATATTGAAACAGTTGTGTAAATCTTTATACAACTGTTTTTTTGTTTTAAATAAATAGTTATACAAGCTCACTTTTATATCTTTGTATTAATATTGTTTTTATGAAAAAGATATATTTAGATAATGCTGCTACAACACCATTAAGGAAAGAGGTTGTGCAAACGATGACAACTATTTTGTTAGAGAATTATGGAA
It includes:
- a CDS encoding DUF1801 domain-containing protein, producing the protein MVSTAKTPEEYIKEAPEERKGTLLKLREVILKNLPKGFEERMSYGMIGYIVPHEIYPSGYHCDPKLPLPFMSFASQKNSINFYHMGIYANKELYNWFASEYPKYSKKKLDMGKSCIRFKKAEDIPFQLIGELISKITVQNWINTYEITIKK
- the bshA gene encoding N-acetyl-alpha-D-glucosaminyl L-malate synthase BshA, whose translation is MKIAIVCYPTFGGSGVVATELGLELARKGHEIHFITYSQPVRLALLSQNIYYHEVHVPEYPLFHYQPYELALSSKLVNMVKLYGIEVLHVHYAIPHAYAGYMAKQMLEEEGIKIPMVTTLHGTDITLVGNHPFYKPAVSFSINKSDIVTSVSQSLKDDTYRLFDITNDIKVIPNFIEINKERMDENTPCHRSLMATEEEKVVTHISNFRKVKRIEDVVRIFYEIQKKIPAKLMMVGDGPEKEGAENLCVQLGIHNKVIFFGNSNEIDKILCYTDLFLLPSETESFGLAALEAMACGVPVISSNSGGLPEVNINGVTGYLSDVGDIEDMSKNAITILQDDQKINTFKKNALKRASEFDIKKILPLYEEVYQSAINLYK
- a CDS encoding protease complex subunit PrcB family protein, giving the protein MKTILFTTLLLLTMSCSSSKKDITMDFNTIYSASYGGNEEKGHLIIDNKDDFIKELERLEITEFVPNISEINFNKNNIIILHLGQKSTGGFSIDIDKIELLENELVVYSKIITSKEKYVTMALTNPYCISIIPKVEKYNVK
- the aroC gene encoding chorismate synthase — translated: MAGNSFGTLFRLSTFGESHGEALGGIIDGCPAGIELDIEAIIKEMQRRKPGQSSIVTQRKEEDEVQFLSGIFEGVTTGTPIGFIIPNTNQKSNDYSHIKDTYRPSHADYVYEKKYGIRDYRGGGRSSARETASRVVAGAVAKQIIPQIKINAFVSAVGEITLDKPYQEIDFSKIESNAVRCPDLELAIKMEEHIKEIKKQGDTVGGVVTCVIQNVPIGLGEPVFDKLHAELGKAMLSINAVKGFEFGSGFNGAKMKGSEHNDSFNEDGTTKTNLSGGIQGGISNGMDIYFKVAFKPVATLLQKQEVLDNKGNLIEQQGKGRHDPCVVPRAVPIVEAMAALVLADFYLLSKTYL
- a CDS encoding T9SS-dependent choice-of-anchor J family protein produces the protein MKKTLLLLVFGTINFISAQVFTENFDGIGSGMSSWTIYNQDNLVPNSQVSFVDNAWIEAAEEFDNNIAMSTSYYSPAGTSNDWLVSPQITLPAGTKTLYFDARSYDSAYKDSYKVYISTSGNAVSNFTTELFSQGDGVTGTTGENVAWTKRSIDLSSYSGPIYIAFRNFSTDMFLLGIDNVSIVANTCTPPNRAFTTSAITNNSVTLNWNAITGATGYDVALVLPGEVPTVQATPTTNSYTFSALTESTRYQFYIRNSCGSSWVGPYSVFTSNSLPYNYGFETTAANEGYFADGWSGAFNLNNNAEAAYYADGVQMVFSNSSTTAVTDRWLFSRPIYLTAGEQVTLQFSTRSTSTTISNTLLAKVGTAPTVADQTTTLSTVSVIGTSFVVNTASYTAPSAGIYYFSFNHNNPITTALTSLVLDKIEFSSVLSSSSFENTNISIYPNPVNDVVNISSPDFEIQTISITDINGRVVKNIKVNNTTTNINVSDLNSGVYFMSVNTLDGNIIKKFVKN